The following coding sequences are from one uncultured Bacteroides sp. window:
- a CDS encoding RagB/SusD family nutrient uptake outer membrane protein, with the protein MKNILVSILLAVALSVSLNSCSDFLDQPVLGQENLNTYFQNEEECLKQITGCYQSIYWDDWWQIAKFTMASDMCTDDMWIGNTTEDAGDYRDLAHYTGNGQTNATQNYWQYRYKGILRCNIAIEKIPGAPISNETLRKRLIAEAKFIRAFHYFELVKNFGGVPIVLKKLMPSEVKGIKRSSVAEVYQQIEKDLTEAIPDLPKRSEYAPVDMGRATKGAAQGYLGKVYLYQEKYADAEKMLFKVIESKEYKLLPNFGDVWSIATNNSEESLFEVQYNNDVTYNLGGRISILCGSRDDSGWAWGLPTSNLEKAFLDAGDTERLKWTIIKNGATEVPGDSTWSEKKPYIISPDKHKSARVTRKLYIPMGQRPTPYDAAHIPLNYRLLRYADVLLMYAEALNAQGTDRDAEARAALNEVRDRVHLPEVKSSGKELRDAIRLERRLELALEDNRLYDLRRWNDDNGKKEICNVMGENGSFVKYNLTESTDEYELTNQKEASNKGYNFREDRDQLFPIPHSEVTMSEGSIEQNPNY; encoded by the coding sequence ATGAAAAATATATTAGTAAGTATATTGTTGGCTGTGGCACTTTCTGTCAGCCTGAATAGTTGTTCGGATTTTTTGGATCAGCCGGTCTTAGGTCAAGAGAACCTAAATACCTATTTCCAAAATGAAGAGGAGTGTTTGAAACAGATTACTGGATGTTATCAATCAATCTATTGGGATGACTGGTGGCAAATAGCTAAGTTTACTATGGCTTCTGATATGTGTACGGATGATATGTGGATCGGAAATACGACTGAAGATGCTGGAGACTATAGAGATTTAGCTCATTATACTGGTAATGGGCAGACTAATGCGACACAAAATTACTGGCAGTATCGTTATAAAGGTATTCTTCGTTGTAATATTGCAATAGAGAAAATTCCCGGAGCACCAATCTCTAATGAAACGCTTCGTAAACGTCTTATTGCGGAAGCCAAATTTATTCGAGCATTTCATTATTTTGAATTAGTGAAAAATTTTGGGGGTGTACCTATTGTACTTAAAAAATTAATGCCAAGTGAGGTTAAAGGTATTAAACGTAGCTCTGTAGCGGAAGTATATCAACAGATAGAAAAAGATCTTACAGAAGCAATACCTGATCTGCCTAAAAGAAGCGAATATGCCCCAGTTGATATGGGAAGGGCTACAAAAGGAGCTGCTCAAGGTTATTTAGGTAAAGTTTATCTCTATCAGGAGAAATATGCTGATGCTGAAAAGATGCTGTTTAAGGTTATTGAATCAAAAGAATATAAACTCTTGCCTAACTTTGGAGATGTTTGGAGTATTGCTACTAATAATAGTGAAGAATCTTTATTTGAAGTGCAATACAATAATGATGTTACTTATAATTTAGGTGGTCGTATATCAATTCTATGTGGATCTCGTGATGATTCAGGATGGGCTTGGGGTCTACCTACTAGTAATCTGGAGAAAGCGTTTCTTGATGCAGGAGATACTGAACGTCTGAAGTGGACTATTATTAAAAATGGTGCAACTGAAGTTCCAGGTGATTCTACTTGGTCAGAAAAAAAACCATATATAATATCACCGGATAAACATAAATCGGCACGTGTAACTCGTAAACTTTATATTCCGATGGGTCAGCGTCCAACTCCTTATGATGCTGCACATATTCCTCTTAATTATCGTTTATTGCGTTATGCTGATGTACTTTTAATGTATGCTGAGGCTCTGAATGCTCAAGGTACCGATAGAGATGCGGAAGCACGCGCAGCATTGAACGAAGTACGTGATCGTGTACATTTACCCGAAGTTAAATCTTCAGGGAAAGAATTGAGGGATGCTATTCGTTTGGAAAGACGACTTGAACTTGCGTTGGAGGATAATCGCTTATATGATTTAAGACGTTGGAATGATGATAATGGGAAGAAAGAGATTTGTAATGTTATGGGTGAAAATGGTTCTTTCGTAAAGTATAATTTAACTGAATCTACTGATGAATATGAATTAACAAATCAGAAAGAAGCAAGTAATAAGGGGTATAACTTCCGAGAGGATCGTGATCAATTATTTCCAATTCCTCATTCTGAAGTAACAATGTCGGAGGGATCTATAGAGCAGAATCCTAACTATTAA
- a CDS encoding two-component regulator propeller domain-containing protein: MKRFWLILLLYTIASFKLLAQPHNIKRLGIEQGLSNNYVVSIAQDKEGFLWFATEEGLNKFDGTRFINYYKNPQGITGNELNRVYADRNHPIIWIATQRAGLNAYDYNKQAFISYQHNPKDPHSLITNDVTDLASPSGKNDGLWISTYYRGIDYLNISTGKFTHYNKATVPALPSEQTWTVMDGGADRIFIGHVENGLSILSLKDKTVQNYTHDPKDPYSIPSNEVHCILKDSNENIWVGTNRGISLFNEKTGTFTSFKNNKSDTRGVLSSAIFSIKQFSDNKLWITTEFHGIAILDLKQNQFLAPEEIQFEFIKAGDDNFSLSNASIRCAYQDSYDNIWIGTWGGGINFISNKAPLFSTWSYFPVPTENSLNNKVASSICIDRENNLWVGTDGGGINVFKSGIRTNIYQKKNSPLNDNSILASLRDSEGNLWFGTFQGSISYYDTRTKTIKKIEPYNNSHLDIRTFYEDRDKNIWIGSSEGIYVFSLRQKKIINHFTASNSGLPENFIRAIVQDSFGHFWIGTFGGGIAVFNANFKLLKLLTQNKGLCSNTINHLICDSRKQIWAATGEGLVCFYNEKEFKYKTFQRKSGLNNTHIRAICEDQKGNIWVSTNRGISCLPLNKQKFYNYDHSDGVPLGNFMSGSVAKDNKGGIYFGSINGLCHFDPHIIMNRPQSPVGIITEIKIFGRLTNQENKETILPLSAGQNVQLNYKQNSFRITFNVQNYSLVSQTEYAYMLQGLEDSWYNINKNNSVIFRNIPPGKYKFLIKTRIHNQNWSQKITTLEILISPPLWLTWWAKSIYILLAIVILWSILYAYKKKIKIESLYNLEKKNREQEQDLNNERLRFYTNITHELRTPLTLILGPLEDIQKDTSLSIRQVHKISVVHQSAIRLLNLVNQLLEFRKTETQNKQLCISKGNIAALIYEIGSKYKELSIKPGVIFNINVASHSMPLFFDKEVITIIIDNLISNAIKYTEKGKIELSVYQITQKETVYTEIKVSDTGHGISAKALPHIFDRYYQENSVHQASGTGIGLALVKNLVHLHQGEIRVESVPERGSSFYLRLLTDNTYPNALHIENQEETNTSVEKEKEDSQRKLNSDKPILLVVEDNQEIRDYISESLSSHFEIIEAANGKEGEALAIEHVPDIIISDIMMPIMDGISLCKLLKEDIRTSHIPIVLLTAKDSLQDKEEGYTVGADSYLTKPFNAALLLSRINNLIESRKKLVEQFAPNNQLKDKQATRVSSLNKLDNEFINKITVFIEEKLSSDKIDITYLSEKMCMSSSTLYRKMKALTGLSTNEYIRKIRMENAERLLLEGRYSISEISYKVGINSTVYFRQCFKDEFGVSPSEYLKRMSS; the protein is encoded by the coding sequence ATGAAAAGATTTTGGCTTATTCTATTATTATATACTATCGCATCTTTTAAACTACTAGCTCAGCCGCATAACATCAAGCGATTAGGAATTGAACAAGGATTATCCAATAATTACGTAGTCAGCATTGCTCAGGATAAAGAAGGATTCTTATGGTTCGCTACCGAAGAAGGGCTAAATAAGTTTGATGGGACACGTTTCATTAATTACTATAAGAATCCGCAAGGGATTACCGGAAATGAGCTAAATCGTGTATATGCCGACCGAAATCATCCCATCATTTGGATTGCTACCCAAAGAGCTGGGCTCAATGCATATGACTATAATAAACAGGCTTTCATCTCCTATCAACATAATCCAAAAGATCCGCATAGCTTAATAACCAATGATGTTACAGACTTAGCTTCTCCAAGTGGTAAAAATGATGGGCTGTGGATAAGTACCTATTACAGAGGTATAGACTATTTAAATATAAGCACAGGAAAATTCACTCATTATAATAAGGCAACTGTGCCTGCACTACCTAGCGAGCAAACATGGACTGTTATGGATGGAGGAGCAGACAGAATATTCATCGGGCATGTTGAAAATGGCTTAAGCATTCTGTCTTTAAAAGATAAAACAGTGCAAAACTACACGCACGATCCCAAAGATCCCTACAGCATCCCAAGCAATGAGGTGCATTGTATCTTAAAAGATAGCAACGAAAACATTTGGGTAGGAACAAATCGTGGGATATCTTTATTCAATGAAAAAACTGGTACTTTCACCTCATTCAAGAATAACAAAAGCGATACAAGAGGAGTATTATCAAGTGCTATTTTTTCAATTAAACAGTTCTCCGACAACAAACTTTGGATCACAACAGAGTTTCATGGAATAGCCATACTCGATTTGAAGCAAAATCAATTTCTAGCTCCTGAAGAAATACAATTTGAGTTCATCAAAGCCGGAGATGATAACTTCAGCTTATCAAATGCAAGTATCCGTTGCGCATACCAAGACTCTTATGATAACATTTGGATAGGAACATGGGGTGGAGGCATTAATTTCATTAGCAATAAAGCACCATTATTTAGTACATGGAGCTATTTCCCTGTGCCAACGGAAAATAGCCTTAATAACAAAGTAGCAAGCAGTATCTGCATTGATAGAGAGAATAATTTATGGGTTGGTACCGATGGAGGAGGGATTAATGTTTTTAAATCCGGTATAAGAACAAACATTTATCAAAAGAAGAATAGTCCACTCAACGATAACTCCATATTAGCATCTCTTCGAGATTCAGAAGGTAATTTATGGTTTGGCACATTCCAAGGGAGTATAAGCTACTATGATACGCGGACTAAAACAATTAAGAAGATAGAGCCCTACAATAATTCACATTTGGATATACGCACCTTTTATGAAGATAGAGATAAGAATATCTGGATCGGTAGCAGTGAAGGAATTTATGTTTTCAGTCTGAGGCAAAAAAAAATAATCAATCATTTTACCGCAAGCAATAGTGGCTTGCCGGAAAACTTCATCAGAGCTATTGTGCAAGACAGCTTCGGACATTTCTGGATCGGTACATTTGGAGGAGGTATTGCTGTTTTCAATGCCAATTTTAAGTTGCTAAAGCTATTAACTCAGAACAAAGGACTCTGCTCCAACACAATCAATCATCTAATCTGCGACAGCCGAAAGCAAATATGGGCTGCGACAGGCGAAGGATTAGTCTGTTTCTACAATGAGAAAGAGTTTAAGTATAAAACTTTTCAGCGAAAAAGTGGACTTAATAATACTCATATAAGAGCTATTTGTGAAGATCAAAAAGGGAATATATGGGTTAGCACCAATAGAGGGATCAGTTGCTTGCCTTTGAATAAACAAAAATTTTACAATTATGATCATTCTGACGGAGTACCTTTAGGCAACTTTATGAGTGGGAGTGTCGCCAAAGACAATAAGGGGGGAATCTATTTTGGCTCGATTAACGGACTATGCCATTTCGACCCGCACATCATTATGAATAGACCTCAATCACCTGTTGGGATCATCACAGAGATTAAAATATTTGGACGTCTTACTAATCAAGAGAATAAAGAAACAATTCTTCCCCTATCTGCAGGACAGAATGTACAGCTGAATTACAAACAAAACAGCTTCCGCATAACATTTAATGTGCAAAATTACTCACTCGTCAGTCAAACAGAATATGCCTACATGCTTCAGGGATTAGAAGACTCATGGTATAATATAAACAAAAATAACAGCGTAATTTTTCGCAACATTCCTCCCGGAAAATATAAGTTTCTAATCAAAACCCGTATTCATAATCAGAATTGGTCTCAGAAAATAACCACCTTAGAGATTTTAATATCCCCCCCCTTATGGCTTACATGGTGGGCTAAATCTATATATATTCTCTTAGCGATAGTTATTTTGTGGAGCATCTTATATGCTTATAAAAAGAAAATAAAGATTGAAAGTTTATATAATTTAGAAAAGAAAAATCGAGAACAAGAACAGGACTTAAACAATGAAAGGCTCCGGTTTTATACTAATATCACTCACGAACTTCGCACTCCTTTAACCTTGATATTAGGACCGCTTGAAGACATTCAGAAAGATACATCTTTATCCATTAGGCAGGTACACAAGATTTCAGTAGTACACCAAAGTGCCATCCGGTTACTCAATTTAGTGAACCAACTCCTAGAGTTTAGAAAAACAGAAACGCAAAACAAGCAACTGTGTATAAGCAAAGGGAATATTGCTGCATTAATTTACGAAATAGGCTCAAAATATAAAGAATTAAGCATAAAGCCGGGAGTTATCTTTAACATAAATGTCGCATCCCATAGCATGCCTCTATTCTTCGACAAAGAGGTTATCACTATCATTATAGATAACCTCATATCAAATGCCATAAAATATACAGAGAAAGGAAAAATAGAACTTTCCGTATATCAAATAACACAGAAAGAAACGGTTTATACCGAAATAAAAGTCAGCGATACAGGGCATGGAATATCAGCTAAAGCACTACCACATATCTTTGATCGCTATTATCAAGAGAATAGTGTTCATCAAGCATCAGGAACGGGCATCGGTTTAGCATTAGTCAAGAACTTAGTCCACTTGCACCAAGGAGAAATCAGAGTAGAGAGTGTACCAGAAAGGGGAAGTAGTTTCTATCTCAGACTACTAACAGACAACACCTATCCTAATGCTCTGCATATAGAAAATCAAGAAGAAACCAACACAAGCGTAGAAAAGGAAAAGGAAGATTCGCAAAGGAAATTGAATAGCGACAAACCAATACTATTAGTCGTTGAAGATAATCAAGAAATACGAGATTACATAAGCGAGTCTCTTTCTTCTCATTTTGAAATAATAGAAGCAGCCAATGGAAAAGAAGGAGAAGCTTTAGCCATTGAACATGTGCCGGATATCATCATCAGTGACATTATGATGCCTATCATGGATGGAATATCATTATGCAAGCTCTTAAAAGAGGATATTCGTACCAGTCACATCCCCATCGTTTTGCTAACAGCAAAAGATAGTCTTCAAGATAAAGAGGAGGGATATACAGTAGGCGCAGATTCATATCTAACAAAACCTTTTAATGCTGCACTGCTGTTAAGTCGCATAAACAACCTTATCGAATCTCGGAAGAAATTGGTAGAACAGTTTGCGCCCAACAATCAGTTAAAGGATAAACAGGCAACAAGAGTCTCTTCATTAAACAAGCTAGATAATGAATTTATAAACAAAATAACCGTATTCATCGAAGAAAAACTCTCATCTGACAAAATAGATATCACTTATTTATCCGAGAAGATGTGCATGAGTAGTTCTACTCTATACCGAAAGATGAAAGCCTTAACGGGACTTTCAACCAACGAGTATATCAGAAAAATCAGAATGGAAAATGCCGAACGTTTGTTACTAGAAGGAAGATATAGTATCTCTGAGATATCCTACAAAGTGGGAATCAATAGCACTGTTTATTTCCGGCAATGTTTCAAAGATGAGTTTGGTGTATCTCCATCCGAGTATCTGAAAAGGATGTCTTCTTAA
- a CDS encoding beta-galactosidase, translated as MGQETFKVGNKTFLLDGKPFVIKAAEIHYPRIPKEYWEQRIEMCKALGMNTVCLYVFWNYHEPQEGKFDFKGQKDIAEFCKLAQKHHLYVIVRPGPYVCAEWEMGGLPWWLLKKKDIKLREQDPYYMERVRLFMNKVGKELADLQITRGGNIIMVQVENEYGSYGIDKPYVSQIRDIVKGAGFTDVPLFQCDWSSNFENNALDDLLWTINFGTGANITKQFERLQQLRPNTPLMCSEFWSGWFDHWGAKHETRSAHELVEGMKEMLDRKISFSLYMTHGGTSFGHWAGANFPNFSPTCTSYDYDAPISESGKVTPKYFEVRQLLEKYLPKGESLAKIPDSIPTISIPSIQLNEVAAVFDNLPAAKKSRDIHSMEFFNQGWGSIVYRTTLPKLDEEQLLVITEAHDWAQVFIDGEKIGTLNRLKGEKQVKIPVLKKTARLDIVVEAMGRMNFGKGIYDWKGITEKVELISTKEVKNLKNWEVYNLPVDYRFASHKKYKSNGSAKVSPAYYRGSFLLDKTGDTFLDMRNWNKGLVWVNGHALGRFWKVGPQQTLYLPGCWLKKGKNEIIVLDMETPLKPFTAGLRQPILDDLNIGEAQTHRKEGETLNLTDEKPVYEGSFKEGNGWQHIRFGKEMEARYFCLEALDAFDGKDYAAIAELELLDSEGKPISRQHWKVAYADSEEVNAANNLATNVFDKQESTIWHTAYSKEKSPYPHALIIDLGENKMISGFSYLPRAEADKPGMIKDFRIYVKTKPFKM; from the coding sequence ATGGGGCAAGAAACATTTAAGGTTGGTAATAAAACCTTTTTGCTAGATGGTAAGCCTTTTGTTATTAAAGCGGCAGAGATTCATTACCCTCGTATTCCAAAAGAATATTGGGAACAACGTATAGAGATGTGCAAAGCATTAGGGATGAATACAGTTTGCCTTTATGTGTTTTGGAACTATCATGAACCACAAGAGGGAAAATTTGATTTTAAGGGGCAAAAAGATATTGCAGAGTTCTGTAAGCTAGCCCAGAAACATCATTTATATGTGATTGTCCGCCCGGGTCCCTATGTGTGTGCCGAATGGGAAATGGGAGGACTTCCCTGGTGGTTATTGAAGAAAAAAGATATAAAACTGCGCGAACAGGATCCTTATTACATGGAGCGTGTGCGATTATTTATGAATAAAGTTGGTAAAGAGTTAGCCGATTTGCAGATTACTCGCGGAGGGAATATCATTATGGTTCAGGTTGAGAATGAGTATGGTTCCTATGGAATAGATAAACCGTATGTGTCTCAGATACGCGACATTGTAAAGGGGGCGGGGTTTACTGATGTTCCTTTGTTTCAATGTGATTGGAGTTCCAACTTTGAGAATAATGCGTTGGACGACCTGTTGTGGACGATTAATTTTGGAACAGGGGCCAATATTACAAAGCAATTTGAACGCCTTCAACAGCTACGACCTAATACTCCTTTAATGTGCAGTGAGTTTTGGTCGGGATGGTTTGATCATTGGGGAGCCAAACATGAAACACGTAGTGCTCATGAACTTGTTGAAGGCATGAAAGAAATGCTAGATCGAAAAATATCTTTCAGCCTTTATATGACTCATGGAGGAACAAGTTTCGGACATTGGGCAGGTGCCAATTTCCCTAATTTTTCTCCTACTTGCACCTCTTATGATTATGATGCTCCGATCAGCGAATCGGGAAAAGTTACTCCCAAGTACTTCGAAGTTCGTCAATTGCTTGAGAAGTATTTGCCAAAAGGTGAATCATTGGCAAAAATTCCGGATTCAATCCCAACGATTTCTATTCCTTCTATTCAGCTAAATGAAGTGGCAGCTGTTTTTGATAATCTTCCTGCCGCAAAAAAGAGCAGAGATATCCATTCAATGGAATTTTTTAATCAAGGTTGGGGGAGCATAGTGTATAGAACAACATTACCTAAATTAGATGAGGAACAATTGTTGGTTATCACAGAGGCACATGATTGGGCTCAGGTCTTTATCGATGGAGAGAAGATAGGTACTCTGAATCGATTAAAAGGTGAAAAACAGGTAAAAATACCAGTGCTTAAGAAAACTGCCCGATTGGATATTGTGGTGGAAGCAATGGGACGAATGAATTTTGGAAAAGGTATTTATGATTGGAAAGGGATAACAGAAAAAGTAGAGCTCATATCTACAAAAGAGGTTAAGAATTTAAAGAATTGGGAAGTTTATAATTTGCCGGTAGATTACCGCTTTGCAAGCCATAAGAAATACAAGAGTAATGGTAGTGCAAAAGTTTCTCCGGCATATTATCGGGGATCATTCTTGCTCGATAAAACAGGAGATACTTTTCTTGATATGAGAAATTGGAACAAAGGTTTGGTATGGGTCAATGGACACGCTCTTGGTAGATTCTGGAAAGTGGGCCCTCAGCAGACCTTGTATCTCCCCGGATGCTGGCTTAAAAAAGGTAAGAATGAAATCATCGTTCTTGATATGGAAACTCCTCTTAAGCCTTTCACAGCTGGATTGAGACAACCGATTCTTGATGATCTTAATATTGGTGAGGCGCAAACTCACCGTAAAGAGGGTGAGACTTTGAATCTAACTGATGAGAAGCCTGTTTATGAAGGAAGTTTTAAAGAGGGTAACGGTTGGCAGCATATTAGATTTGGCAAAGAAATGGAAGCCCGTTATTTCTGTCTGGAAGCTTTGGATGCTTTTGATGGTAAAGACTATGCAGCAATTGCGGAATTAGAACTTCTTGATTCTGAAGGAAAGCCTATTTCACGTCAACATTGGAAGGTAGCTTATGCTGATAGTGAAGAGGTCAATGCTGCTAATAATCTGGCAACAAATGTCTTTGACAAGCAGGAATCAACGATTTGGCATACGGCTTATTCCAAAGAGAAAAGCCCTTATCCTCATGCTCTTATAATTGATCTTGGCGAGAATAAAATGATCTCAGGCTTCTCTTATTTGCCTAGAGCAGAAGCTGATAAACCCGGAATGATAAAGGATTTCAGGATATATGTTAAGACAAAACCTTTCAAAATGTAA
- a CDS encoding TonB-dependent receptor, translating to MRRYLLILFGLLALTAYAQEINLKGTIISATDHEPMIGTTVIVQGTTNGSVTDLDGNYALKGVPSNATVIYSAIGYKTRKVEVKNRTVINLVMEEDVEALDEVVVVGYGSVKKSDLTSSISTVKGDDLKTMTAGNAMLALQGKANGVQVTSAGGPGAAPRVIIRGVTTVNGSDPLYVVDGMPVGTNINFLNQDDIESIEVLKDASSAAIYGTRGSNGVILVTTKKGHEGKMKFQFNTSVGFLTLAKPDMAKASEYEKVFKARYTNDNSVPVWNGKDNITNTEGTDWWNTVVKDVALMQNYNFSFQGGTDKISYSASIGYFRQDSHYDVGFWDKLTARFNTEYKFNKIVKAGIDLAPKWEQWDDTPSLLGDVMRMDPTTPVFRPEEEWTNNQYDNYARSHNSLVWNPVGSVARLNKSSDEYGLLANPYISVEPIAGLTFRSQFGVNARFRVSDTFDPKFHIDNLEERKQSFVERKMDNWVDWNWTNTLSYLKTFSKKHNVNLMAGYTMEKFSEYWLKGSRENTPSNLDELQYVSAGTLNQKAEGTNVYTTLVSYLGRAMYNYDNRYYLTGSIRVDGSSKFPAANKYATFPALSGAWRITGEPFMQEQTLFSNLKLRAGWGRVGNQSIDNAAYLTLVGPSDYVFGTNAQRNLGTSVSTIGNPNLRWETVEDFNLGLDLGFFDGRLSVTADVYQRKSTDMLLKKDNLLVLGYPMWNGQMWENVGSLKATGWELSFNYNDNISDLKYEVGLNLSSVKNKAVKLFGDTPILTGGFNGDYIIRNEQGGEISRFYGYTVDGIFQNQAEVNAHTGEHGEILQPNAVPGDLRFKDLNHDGVLDDKDKSFLGSAFPDLMLGLNLHLTYKDFDLVTNFYGTIGNDIYNKNKALYGGEGGSNVYAGSYNKAWHGEGTSYDIPRLSVNDANNNYKRVSSFFVEDGSYLRCKLLQLGYTIPKSISRQVGVRLSLSAQNLFTITNYSGMDPERASMGGVTEAGIDDTGYPNPRTFLVGVNLTF from the coding sequence ATGAGAAGATATTTATTGATATTGTTTGGGCTTTTGGCATTGACTGCTTATGCTCAAGAAATAAACTTAAAAGGTACAATTATTAGTGCTACTGACCATGAACCGATGATTGGTACTACTGTTATTGTGCAAGGAACTACTAATGGTAGTGTAACAGACCTCGATGGTAATTATGCATTGAAAGGAGTGCCTTCTAATGCTACTGTTATTTATTCTGCAATTGGTTATAAAACACGTAAAGTAGAGGTTAAGAATCGTACTGTTATCAATCTGGTGATGGAAGAAGATGTTGAAGCGCTAGATGAAGTGGTTGTAGTGGGATATGGCTCAGTAAAAAAGAGTGATTTAACCAGTTCCATTTCTACTGTGAAAGGTGATGATTTGAAAACGATGACTGCGGGTAATGCCATGTTGGCTTTGCAGGGTAAAGCTAATGGGGTACAAGTTACTTCTGCCGGAGGACCTGGAGCTGCCCCTCGAGTGATTATCCGTGGTGTAACTACGGTTAATGGTTCTGATCCATTGTATGTGGTTGATGGGATGCCTGTCGGAACGAATATAAACTTCTTGAATCAAGATGATATAGAAAGTATTGAGGTGCTTAAAGATGCTTCTTCTGCTGCTATTTATGGTACGAGAGGTTCTAATGGTGTTATTCTTGTGACCACGAAAAAGGGACATGAAGGGAAGATGAAATTCCAATTTAACACGTCAGTAGGTTTTCTTACGTTAGCTAAACCTGATATGGCTAAGGCTTCTGAATATGAAAAGGTTTTTAAAGCTAGATATACAAATGATAATTCGGTTCCTGTTTGGAATGGCAAGGATAACATCACGAATACAGAAGGTACTGACTGGTGGAATACTGTGGTGAAAGATGTTGCTTTGATGCAAAATTATAACTTCAGTTTTCAAGGAGGTACAGACAAGATATCCTATAGTGCGAGCATTGGATATTTTCGCCAAGATTCACATTATGATGTTGGATTCTGGGATAAGTTAACAGCACGTTTCAATACGGAGTATAAATTTAATAAGATTGTAAAAGCCGGTATTGATCTAGCACCTAAATGGGAACAGTGGGATGATACGCCTTCTTTATTAGGTGATGTAATGCGGATGGATCCGACAACTCCTGTCTTCCGTCCAGAAGAAGAGTGGACAAATAATCAATATGATAATTATGCGCGCTCTCATAATAGTCTAGTATGGAATCCCGTTGGTAGTGTTGCGCGGTTGAATAAGTCGAGTGATGAATACGGATTATTAGCAAACCCTTACATTAGCGTTGAGCCAATAGCCGGATTAACTTTCCGTAGTCAGTTTGGAGTGAATGCTCGTTTTAGAGTCTCTGATACTTTTGATCCGAAATTCCATATTGATAATCTTGAGGAGCGTAAACAGAGCTTTGTAGAGAGAAAGATGGATAACTGGGTCGATTGGAACTGGACAAATACTTTGAGTTATCTTAAGACTTTCTCTAAAAAACATAATGTCAATTTGATGGCGGGCTATACGATGGAGAAATTCTCTGAATATTGGTTGAAGGGTTCACGCGAGAATACACCAAGTAATCTTGACGAATTGCAGTATGTTAGCGCTGGTACATTAAATCAAAAGGCAGAAGGAACGAATGTCTATACTACTTTGGTTTCTTATTTGGGACGTGCAATGTATAACTATGATAACCGTTATTACTTGACGGGATCTATACGTGTCGATGGATCTTCAAAATTTCCGGCAGCTAATAAATATGCTACTTTCCCAGCTTTATCGGGGGCATGGAGAATTACTGGTGAACCTTTTATGCAAGAACAGACACTTTTCTCTAATTTAAAATTACGTGCAGGATGGGGTCGTGTAGGGAATCAGAGCATTGATAATGCTGCTTATTTAACGCTAGTTGGACCTTCTGATTATGTTTTTGGTACGAATGCTCAACGCAATTTGGGTACTTCGGTAAGTACTATTGGAAACCCGAATTTACGTTGGGAAACTGTAGAAGATTTTAATTTAGGTCTGGATCTGGGCTTCTTTGATGGTCGCTTGAGTGTGACGGCTGATGTTTACCAGAGAAAATCAACAGATATGTTGCTGAAGAAAGATAACCTGTTGGTATTAGGTTATCCAATGTGGAATGGACAGATGTGGGAGAATGTTGGTAGTCTGAAGGCTACCGGCTGGGAACTTTCTTTTAACTATAATGATAATATCTCTGATCTTAAATATGAAGTTGGTTTGAATCTTTCATCAGTTAAAAATAAAGCTGTTAAACTATTCGGAGATACTCCTATTTTGACGGGTGGCTTTAATGGCGATTATATTATTCGAAATGAACAAGGCGGTGAGATTAGTCGATTCTATGGCTATACAGTAGATGGTATTTTCCAAAACCAGGCAGAGGTAAATGCTCATACAGGAGAACATGGAGAGATTTTGCAACCCAATGCTGTGCCGGGTGATTTGCGTTTTAAAGATTTGAATCATGATGGTGTTTTGGACGATAAAGATAAATCTTTTTTGGGATCGGCTTTCCCAGACCTTATGCTCGGTTTAAATCTACATTTGACATATAAAGATTTTGATTTAGTAACTAACTTCTATGGAACAATAGGAAATGATATTTATAATAAAAACAAAGCTTTATATGGAGGTGAAGGAGGTAGTAATGTATATGCCGGAAGTTATAATAAAGCTTGGCATGGCGAAGGTACGAGTTATGATATACCCCGTTTATCGGTGAATGATGCTAATAATAATTATAAAAGAGTCTCTAGTTTCTTTGTAGAGGATGGTTCTTATTTGCGATGCAAACTCCTGCAATTGGGATATACGATACCAAAATCAATCAGTAGGCAAGTTGGAGTAAGGCTTTCTCTCTCTGCTCAGAATCTTTTTACGATAACTAATTATTCAGGAATGGATCCGGAGAGAGCTTCAATGGGTGGTGTAACAGAAGCTGGTATAGATGATACTGGTTACCCTAATCCTCGAACATTTTTGGTCGGAGTTAATTTAACCTTTTAA